The genomic stretch AGAACGTCGCCATCGGCGGCCACCTGCGCGGCGACAAGGGCGTGATCAGCTCGGCCTGGCGCATGGACCGCGAAGAAGAAGCCCGCCTGCTGGCCGAAGCCGCGCGCCAGATCGAACGCGTGGGCCTGGCCGAACACATGTTCGACGAAGCCGGCAGCCTCGCGCTCGGTCAGCAACGCATCATGGAGATCGCCCGCGCGCTGTGCTCCGACCCCTGCCTGCTGCTGCTCGACGAACCGGCCGCCGGTCTGCGCTTCAAGGAGAAGCAGGCGCTCGGCGAGCTGCTGAAGAAACTCAAGGCCGAAGGCATGGCCACGCTGCTGGTCGAACACGACATGGACTTCGTCATGGGTCTGGTCGACCGGGTGGTGGTGATGGAGTTCGGCGAGAAGATCGCCGAAGGCCTGCCCGAAGACGTGCAGAAAGACCCCGCAGTGCTCGAAGCCTATCTGGGTGGGGTGGAGTGATGGAAACCAACATGGCAAACACACCGAACGACGCGGCAAGCGCCGCGAACACCCCGAAGAACAAGGTGCTCGAGATTCAGGACCTGTGCGTGTCCTACGGCAAGGTCGAGGCGCTCTCCAACGCCAACCTGGTGGTGGGCGAAGGCCAGATCGTGACCGTGATCGGCCCCAACGGCGCAGGCAAGACCACGATGCTGTCGGCCATCATGGGCGTGCTCGGCTCCAAGGGCCAGGTGCAGTTTGACGGCAGCATCGAGTCGGTGCCCGAGGTCGAGCGCATGGTCGCGCGCGGCATGAACCTGGTGCCCGAGAAGCGCGAGCTCTTCGGCGAGATGACGGTGGAAGACAACCTCACGCTGGGCGCCTTCCAGCGCTACCGCATGGGGCACCGCGATCAGGCCAAGACAATGGAAGAGGTCTACACCCTGTTCCCGCGCCTCAAAGAGCGCCGCGGCCAGCTTGCCGGCACGCTCTCGGGCGGCGAGCGCCAGATGC from Parazoarcus communis encodes the following:
- a CDS encoding ABC transporter ATP-binding protein; the protein is MANTPNDAASAANTPKNKVLEIQDLCVSYGKVEALSNANLVVGEGQIVTVIGPNGAGKTTMLSAIMGVLGSKGQVQFDGSIESVPEVERMVARGMNLVPEKRELFGEMTVEDNLTLGAFQRYRMGHRDQAKTMEEVYTLFPRLKERRGQLAGTLSGGERQMLAVGRALMAKPKLLMLDEPSLGLAPLIVREIFRIIAELRRRGVSILLVEQNARAALQVADYAYVLETGAIAMEGPAVQLRDDPRVIEAYLGLGGKHQEMLAT